A region of Streptomyces sp. WMMC500 DNA encodes the following proteins:
- a CDS encoding XRE family transcriptional regulator, producing MARWKELPEDLDPQIRDFAAHLRRLVDRSGLTVAEIADRTGYSRSSWERYLGGLLMPSWESVAAFAEVTDAQDEQLMIEWGAADRAWSRAELRNRSALRALRAAELGPDDAPPPAAGRQGRGLRGVLGRGRPRDEEIPGAGDGPRPGETPARGRTGWAAEGAERPVRPDATERSAVRPGPPPPPERRVRGEEPPGTARPEETEGPGSGTEADPADPADAPDAADPVRDIDETTKLRATSRATPPADPARAPAPEPAGPARTLSAPASAAPETPPAPARQNWHLRRVLLAGLVTLLLTGSVGGVAYVGHGLISDPGVEEQQPRGDSPPDSGPAGSASGSRSGAPSASEELPEGVECRGADCTGKDPDEMGCGGDFARTTTETTIGTMVLEIRYSAPCRAAWARITAAQPGSTVTALAEVPGEEPVRQDASAGTSEGYTAMVVAEDLDTVRACAELPDGTAACTKGALPS from the coding sequence ATGGCTCGCTGGAAGGAGCTGCCGGAGGATCTCGACCCGCAGATACGGGACTTCGCCGCACACCTGCGCCGGCTGGTCGACCGCAGCGGTCTGACGGTGGCCGAGATCGCGGACCGCACGGGGTACAGCAGGTCGTCGTGGGAACGGTACCTGGGCGGGCTGCTGATGCCGTCGTGGGAGTCGGTGGCCGCGTTCGCGGAGGTGACGGACGCGCAGGACGAGCAGCTCATGATCGAGTGGGGCGCGGCGGACCGCGCCTGGAGCCGCGCGGAGCTGCGGAACCGGTCGGCGCTGCGGGCCCTGCGCGCGGCCGAGCTGGGCCCGGACGACGCCCCGCCGCCGGCCGCCGGCCGGCAGGGCCGGGGGCTGCGGGGGGTCCTGGGCCGGGGCAGGCCGCGCGACGAGGAGATACCCGGCGCGGGGGACGGGCCTCGGCCGGGCGAGACACCCGCACGCGGGCGGACCGGGTGGGCGGCGGAGGGTGCGGAGAGGCCCGTACGCCCTGACGCCACCGAGCGCTCCGCGGTACGCCCCGGGCCTCCGCCGCCGCCCGAGCGGCGGGTACGGGGGGAGGAGCCGCCGGGGACGGCAAGACCGGAAGAGACCGAAGGCCCCGGCTCCGGCACGGAGGCCGACCCCGCCGACCCCGCCGACGCCCCCGACGCCGCCGACCCCGTCCGGGACATCGACGAGACCACCAAGCTCCGCGCAACCTCCCGCGCCACCCCGCCCGCCGACCCCGCCCGCGCCCCCGCGCCGGAACCGGCCGGGCCCGCCCGTACCCTCTCGGCGCCCGCCTCCGCCGCCCCCGAAACCCCGCCCGCGCCCGCCCGGCAGAACTGGCACCTGCGCCGCGTGCTCCTCGCCGGCCTCGTCACGCTGCTCCTCACGGGCAGCGTCGGCGGCGTCGCCTACGTCGGCCACGGCCTGATCTCCGACCCCGGCGTCGAGGAGCAGCAGCCCCGCGGCGACTCGCCGCCCGACTCCGGCCCGGCGGGCTCGGCGTCCGGCTCGCGATCCGGTGCGCCGTCCGCGTCCGAGGAGTTGCCCGAGGGCGTGGAGTGCCGCGGCGCCGACTGCACGGGCAAGGACCCCGACGAGATGGGCTGCGGCGGCGACTTCGCCCGTACGACCACGGAGACGACCATCGGCACCATGGTCCTGGAGATCCGTTACAGCGCGCCCTGCCGGGCGGCGTGGGCCCGGATCACCGCCGCGCAGCCCGGCTCGACCGTGACCGCCCTCGCCGAGGTGCCCGGCGAGGAGCCGGTCCGCCAGGACGCGTCGGCCGGCACCAGCGAGGGCTACACGGCCATGGTCGTCGCGGAGGATCTGGACACCGTACGGGCCTGCGCGGAGCTCCCCGACGGCACCGCGGCCTGCACGAAGGGCGCGCTGCCGTCGTAA
- a CDS encoding bifunctional methylenetetrahydrofolate dehydrogenase/methenyltetrahydrofolate cyclohydrolase translates to MTAQILDGRATAAAIKSELATRVQALKGRGVTPGLGTLLVGDDPGSQKYVAGKHRDCAEIGIASIQRELPATATQAQIEEVVQELNEDPACTGYIVQLPLPGDVDENRVLELIDPAKDADGLHPTNLGRLVLNEPAPLPCTPNGCIRLLRRFGVELNGAHVVVVGRGVTIGRSLPLMLTRKSENATVTQCHTGTRDLAGHLRQADIVVAAAGSPHLIKPADIRPGAAVLDVGVSRDERGKIVGDVHPGVADVAGWLSPNPGGVGPMTRAMLLVNVVEAAEVAAGVAGAAGANGAGTAAPAVP, encoded by the coding sequence ATGACCGCCCAGATTCTCGACGGCAGGGCCACCGCGGCCGCGATCAAGTCCGAGCTTGCCACGCGTGTGCAGGCGCTCAAGGGCCGGGGTGTCACGCCCGGCCTCGGTACCCTCCTGGTCGGCGACGACCCGGGCAGCCAGAAGTACGTCGCGGGCAAGCACCGCGACTGCGCCGAGATCGGCATCGCCTCGATCCAGCGCGAGCTGCCCGCGACCGCCACGCAGGCGCAGATCGAGGAGGTCGTCCAGGAGCTGAACGAGGACCCGGCCTGCACCGGCTACATCGTGCAGTTGCCGCTGCCGGGGGACGTCGACGAGAACCGGGTGCTGGAGCTGATCGACCCGGCCAAGGACGCCGACGGGCTGCACCCCACGAACCTCGGCCGGCTGGTGCTCAACGAGCCCGCGCCGCTGCCCTGTACGCCCAACGGCTGCATCCGGCTGCTGCGCCGGTTCGGCGTGGAGCTGAACGGTGCCCACGTCGTGGTGGTCGGGCGCGGCGTGACCATCGGGCGGTCGCTGCCGCTGATGCTGACCCGCAAGTCCGAGAACGCCACGGTCACCCAGTGCCACACCGGCACCCGCGACCTCGCCGGGCACCTGCGGCAGGCCGACATCGTCGTGGCCGCGGCCGGCTCGCCGCACCTGATCAAGCCGGCCGACATCCGGCCGGGCGCGGCCGTCCTCGACGTCGGCGTCAGCCGCGACGAGCGCGGCAAGATCGTCGGGGACGTGCACCCGGGCGTCGCGGACGTCGCGGGCTGGCTGTCGCCGAACCCGGGCGGGGTGGGGCCGATGACGCGGGCGATGCTGCTGGTCAACGTCGTGGAGGCGGCGGAGGTCGCGGCCGGCGTCGCCGGTGCCGCCGGGGCGAACGGGGCGGGCACGGCCGCGCCGGCGGTGCCGTGA
- the purH gene encoding bifunctional phosphoribosylaminoimidazolecarboxamide formyltransferase/IMP cyclohydrolase produces MERFGSVSSTSVSNPGSSASGTRRPVRRALISVYDKTGLEELARGLHEAGVALVSTGSTAARIAAAGVPVTKVEELTGFPECLDGRVKTLHPRVHAGLLADLRLDDHRRQLAELAVEPFELLVSNLYPFAETVASGASPDECVEQIDIGGPSMVRGAAKNHPSVAVVVNPARYDEVLKAVADGGFDLAARKRLAAEAFQHTAAYDVAVANWFAADYAPADDGPPEFAGAAYTRLNPLRYGENPHQAAALYTDGSGTGLPGAEQVHGKEMSYNNYVDTEAARRAAYDHERPCVAIIKHANPCGIAVADDVAEAHRKAHACDPVSAYGGVIAVNGPVSREMAEQVAEIFTEVVVAPEYEDGALEVLTRKKNIRILRSAGAPGWGRESRPIDGGLLVQDRDVFQAAGDDPASWTLAAGAGLDAAALADLAFAWRACRAVKSNAILLAKDGATVGVGMGQVNRVDSAKLAVQRAGAERAAGAYAASDAFFPFPDGLEVLLDAGVRAVVQPGGSIRDDQVVEAAQKAGVTMYLTGARHFYH; encoded by the coding sequence ATCGAAAGGTTCGGTTCGGTGAGTAGTACTTCGGTGAGTAATCCAGGGTCGTCGGCTTCCGGCACCCGGCGGCCGGTGCGCCGCGCGCTGATCAGCGTCTACGACAAGACCGGCCTGGAGGAGCTGGCCCGCGGGCTGCACGAGGCCGGGGTCGCGCTCGTCTCCACCGGCTCGACGGCCGCGCGCATCGCCGCGGCGGGAGTGCCGGTGACCAAGGTCGAGGAGCTGACCGGCTTCCCCGAGTGCCTGGACGGCCGCGTGAAGACCCTGCACCCGCGGGTGCACGCCGGGCTGCTGGCCGACCTGCGGCTCGACGACCACCGGCGCCAGCTCGCGGAGTTGGCCGTCGAGCCGTTCGAGCTGCTGGTGAGCAACCTCTACCCGTTCGCCGAGACCGTCGCCTCCGGCGCCTCGCCGGACGAGTGCGTGGAGCAGATCGACATCGGCGGCCCGTCCATGGTCCGGGGCGCCGCGAAGAACCACCCGTCGGTCGCCGTCGTCGTCAACCCGGCGCGCTACGACGAGGTGCTCAAGGCCGTCGCCGACGGCGGCTTCGACCTGGCGGCGCGCAAGCGGCTCGCGGCGGAGGCGTTCCAGCACACGGCGGCGTACGACGTGGCCGTGGCCAACTGGTTCGCCGCCGACTACGCGCCCGCCGACGACGGCCCGCCGGAGTTCGCCGGCGCCGCGTACACCCGCCTGAACCCGCTGCGCTACGGCGAGAACCCGCACCAGGCCGCGGCCCTCTACACCGACGGCTCCGGCACCGGCCTGCCCGGCGCCGAGCAGGTGCACGGCAAGGAGATGTCGTACAACAACTACGTCGACACCGAGGCCGCCCGCCGCGCCGCGTACGACCACGAGCGGCCCTGCGTCGCGATCATCAAGCATGCCAACCCCTGCGGCATCGCCGTCGCCGACGACGTCGCCGAGGCGCACCGCAAGGCGCACGCCTGCGACCCGGTGTCCGCGTACGGCGGCGTGATCGCCGTCAACGGCCCGGTGTCGCGGGAGATGGCGGAGCAGGTCGCGGAGATCTTCACCGAGGTCGTCGTCGCGCCGGAGTACGAGGACGGGGCGCTGGAGGTACTGACGCGGAAGAAGAACATCCGCATCCTGCGCAGCGCCGGAGCGCCGGGGTGGGGGCGGGAGTCCCGGCCCATCGACGGCGGGCTGCTGGTGCAGGACCGGGACGTCTTCCAGGCCGCGGGCGACGACCCGGCAAGCTGGACGCTGGCCGCGGGCGCGGGTCTCGACGCGGCGGCACTGGCGGACCTGGCGTTCGCCTGGCGTGCGTGCCGCGCGGTGAAGTCCAACGCGATCCTGCTGGCCAAGGACGGCGCCACGGTGGGCGTCGGCATGGGCCAGGTCAACCGCGTCGACTCCGCGAAGCTCGCCGTACAGCGCGCGGGCGCGGAGCGCGCGGCCGGTGCGTACGCCGCCTCGGACGCCTTCTTCCCGTTCCCCGACGGGCTGGAGGTGCTGCTCGACGCGGGGGTACGGGCCGTGGTGCAGCCGGGCGGGTCGATCCGCGACGACCAGGTGGTCGAGGCGGCGCAGAAGGCGGGCGTGACCATGTACCTCACGGGCGCACGGCACTTCTACCACTGA
- the purN gene encoding phosphoribosylglycinamide formyltransferase codes for MVPHAPARLVVLVSGSGTNLQALLDAVAEQGADAYGAEVVAVGADRTAEAGAAGLLRAERAGLPTFVCRVPDFATRAEWDRALTEATAAYEPDLVVSAGFMKIVGKEFLARFGGRFVNTHPALLPSFPGAHAVRDALAHGVKVTGCTVHFVDEGVDTGPIIAQGAVEVREEDHRDGGEALHERIKAVERRLLVDVVGRLARDGYRVEDRKVRFGE; via the coding sequence GTGGTTCCGCATGCGCCCGCCCGCCTCGTCGTGCTCGTCTCCGGCTCCGGTACGAACCTGCAGGCCCTGCTCGACGCCGTCGCCGAGCAGGGGGCGGACGCCTACGGCGCCGAGGTCGTCGCGGTCGGCGCCGACCGCACCGCCGAGGCCGGCGCCGCCGGGCTGCTGCGCGCGGAGCGCGCCGGGCTGCCGACGTTCGTCTGCCGCGTCCCGGACTTCGCCACCCGCGCCGAGTGGGACCGGGCGCTGACCGAGGCCACGGCCGCGTACGAGCCGGACCTCGTGGTCTCGGCCGGGTTCATGAAGATCGTGGGGAAGGAGTTCCTGGCCCGCTTCGGCGGCCGGTTCGTCAACACCCACCCCGCGCTGCTCCCCAGCTTCCCCGGCGCCCACGCCGTGCGCGACGCGCTCGCGCACGGCGTGAAGGTCACCGGGTGCACCGTCCACTTCGTCGACGAGGGCGTCGACACCGGCCCGATCATCGCGCAGGGCGCGGTCGAGGTCCGCGAGGAGGACCACCGGGACGGGGGCGAGGCGCTGCACGAGCGCATCAAGGCAGTCGAACGGCGGCTGCTCGTCGACGTCGTGGGCCGGCTGGCCCGGGACGGGTACCGCGTAGAGGATCGAAAGGTTCGGTTCGGTGAGTAG
- a CDS encoding DUF6350 family protein, whose translation MSQLTDLAPSLSPRHRAQGARAAAVVAALAGGFLAAGLGLGLLAVLVLLLWITSPYPDSGPGGALHVAADLWLLGHGADLVRTETRTGAAAPVGLTPLLLTALPVVLLHRGARDALTSQDGRSQLTPVVTGAWVACGYLAVAAVVTGYALAGPLYAAPLNVAVVVPLTVAAATAAGVWSAAGTPAVLLPRSRFPGAPDARAGAAPRAEAAARAGAAGVVALLGGGALLCGVALVTHAAVAEEHFLSLSTTVSGRFGVFLLALALLPNAAMWAAAYGLGPGFAVGAGSAVTPLGAADYPVQPVFPLLAAVPGEGPGGPLTWAAAAVPAAAGIVVGCVAGRAAVPVARERERSFRWWPTVYVTALAALVCGAGTAAVAWLAGGPLGTRTLTAFGPVWWQAGGAAVVWTAVVGAPVALIVRAFRLRGAPPLPASVSAPVSVAAPRGRVRARRWTWGRQGWPLWEPRSRLGEEWEAWEEEPGGD comes from the coding sequence GTGAGTCAATTGACCGACCTCGCCCCCTCGTTGTCGCCCCGGCACCGGGCACAGGGCGCCCGCGCCGCCGCCGTCGTCGCCGCGCTGGCCGGCGGGTTCCTCGCCGCCGGCCTCGGCCTCGGCCTTCTCGCCGTGCTCGTGCTGCTGCTGTGGATCACGTCCCCGTACCCCGACAGCGGCCCGGGCGGCGCCCTGCACGTCGCCGCCGACCTGTGGCTCCTCGGCCACGGCGCCGATCTCGTCCGCACCGAGACCCGCACCGGCGCGGCCGCCCCCGTCGGGCTCACGCCGCTGCTGCTCACGGCGCTGCCCGTCGTGCTCCTGCACCGCGGCGCGCGGGACGCGCTCACCTCGCAGGACGGCCGGTCGCAGCTCACGCCGGTGGTCACCGGGGCGTGGGTGGCGTGCGGCTACCTCGCCGTCGCCGCCGTGGTCACCGGGTACGCCCTGGCAGGGCCGCTGTACGCCGCGCCGCTCAACGTCGCGGTCGTGGTGCCGCTGACGGTGGCGGCGGCCACCGCCGCCGGGGTGTGGTCCGCGGCCGGCACCCCCGCCGTGCTGCTGCCCCGCAGCCGGTTCCCGGGCGCGCCCGACGCCCGGGCCGGCGCGGCGCCGCGCGCGGAGGCCGCCGCGCGGGCCGGCGCGGCGGGGGTCGTCGCGCTGCTCGGCGGCGGCGCGCTGCTGTGCGGGGTCGCCCTGGTCACGCACGCCGCCGTCGCGGAGGAGCACTTCCTCTCCCTGTCCACGACGGTCTCCGGCCGGTTCGGCGTGTTCCTCCTCGCCCTCGCTCTGCTGCCGAACGCGGCGATGTGGGCGGCGGCGTACGGGCTCGGGCCCGGCTTCGCCGTCGGGGCCGGCAGCGCGGTGACGCCGCTGGGCGCCGCCGACTACCCCGTGCAGCCTGTCTTCCCGCTGCTCGCCGCGGTGCCGGGGGAGGGGCCCGGCGGGCCGCTGACCTGGGCTGCCGCGGCGGTGCCCGCGGCGGCCGGGATCGTCGTCGGGTGCGTCGCGGGGCGGGCCGCGGTGCCGGTGGCGCGGGAGCGGGAGCGGAGCTTTCGGTGGTGGCCCACGGTGTACGTGACGGCGCTGGCGGCGCTCGTCTGCGGCGCGGGCACGGCGGCGGTGGCGTGGCTCGCCGGCGGGCCGCTCGGCACCCGGACGCTGACGGCCTTCGGCCCGGTGTGGTGGCAGGCCGGCGGTGCCGCGGTGGTGTGGACGGCGGTGGTCGGGGCGCCGGTGGCGCTCATCGTACGGGCCTTCCGGCTGCGCGGCGCGCCACCGCTGCCGGCGTCCGTGTCGGCGCCGGTGTCCGTGGCGGCGCCCCGGGGGCGCGTCCGGGCGCGGCGGTGGACGTGGGGGCGGCAGGGCTGGCCGCTGTGGGAGCCGCGTTCGCGGCTGGGGGAGGAGTGGGAGGCCTGGGAGGAGGAGCCGGGCGGCGACTGA
- the sucD gene encoding succinate--CoA ligase subunit alpha, with product MAIFLTKDSKVIVQGMTGSEGQKHTRRMLKSGANVVGGVNPRKAGQKVDFDGTEVPVFGSVQDAIDTTGADVTVIFVPEKFTKSAVIEAIDAEIPLAVVITEGIAVHDTAAFWAYAGAKGNKTRIIGPNCPGLITPGQSNAGIIPADITKPGRIGLVSKSGTLTYQMMYELRDIGFSTCVGIGGDPVIGTTHIDALEAFEADPDTDLIVMIGEIGGDAEERAADYIKAHVTKPVVGYVAGFTAPEGKTMGHAGAIVSGSSGTAQAKKEALEAAGVKVGKTPSETARLAREVLAG from the coding sequence ATGGCTATCTTCCTCACCAAGGACTCCAAGGTCATCGTCCAGGGCATGACCGGCTCGGAGGGCCAGAAGCACACGCGGCGGATGCTCAAGTCCGGCGCCAACGTCGTCGGCGGGGTCAACCCCCGCAAGGCCGGCCAGAAGGTCGACTTCGACGGCACGGAGGTCCCGGTGTTCGGGTCGGTCCAGGACGCGATCGACACCACGGGCGCGGACGTCACCGTCATCTTCGTGCCGGAGAAGTTCACCAAGTCCGCCGTGATCGAGGCCATCGACGCCGAGATCCCGCTCGCGGTGGTCATCACCGAGGGCATCGCGGTCCACGACACCGCCGCCTTCTGGGCGTACGCGGGCGCGAAGGGCAACAAGACGCGCATCATCGGCCCCAACTGCCCGGGCCTGATCACCCCCGGCCAGTCCAACGCCGGCATCATCCCCGCGGACATCACCAAGCCCGGGCGGATCGGCCTGGTGTCGAAGTCCGGCACGCTGACGTACCAGATGATGTACGAGCTGCGTGACATCGGCTTCTCCACCTGCGTCGGCATCGGCGGCGACCCGGTGATCGGCACCACCCACATCGACGCGCTCGAAGCCTTCGAGGCCGACCCCGACACCGACCTGATCGTGATGATCGGCGAGATCGGCGGCGACGCCGAGGAGCGGGCCGCGGACTACATCAAGGCCCACGTGACCAAGCCGGTCGTCGGCTACGTCGCCGGCTTCACCGCCCCCGAGGGCAAGACGATGGGCCACGCCGGCGCCATCGTCTCCGGCTCCTCGGGCACGGCCCAGGCCAAGAAGGAGGCGCTGGAGGCCGCGGGCGTGAAGGTCGGCAAGACGCCGTCGGAGACGGCGCGGCTGGCCCGCGAGGTGCTGGCGGGCTGA
- the sucC gene encoding ADP-forming succinate--CoA ligase subunit beta — protein sequence MDLFEYQARDLFAKHGVPVLAGEVIDTPEAARQVTAELGGRAVVKAQVKTGGRGKAGGVKLASDPDDAVVKAGQILGMDIKGHTVHKVMLAQTADIADEYYVSYLLDRANRTFLAMASVEGGMDIEEVAATKPEALAKVPVDANEGVTEAKAREIVEAARFPAEIADQVVQVLQTLWTVFIREDALLVEVNPLVKTADGTVLALDGKVSLDANAEFRQPDHVAFEDKAAANPLEAAAKAKSLNYVKLDGQVGIIGNGAGLVMSTLDVVAYAGEKHKGVKPANFLDIGGGASADVMANGLEIILGDPDVRAVFVNVFGGITACDAVANGIVQALELLRTKGEDVTKPLVVRLDGNNAELGRKILSDANHPLVEQVDTMDGAADRAAELAAK from the coding sequence GTGGATCTGTTCGAGTACCAGGCGAGGGATCTCTTCGCCAAGCATGGTGTACCGGTGCTGGCCGGCGAAGTCATCGACACGCCCGAGGCGGCGCGCCAGGTGACCGCGGAGCTCGGCGGTCGCGCCGTCGTCAAGGCCCAGGTCAAGACCGGCGGCCGGGGCAAGGCGGGCGGCGTGAAGCTCGCCTCCGACCCGGACGACGCCGTCGTGAAGGCCGGCCAGATTCTGGGCATGGACATCAAGGGCCACACGGTCCACAAGGTGATGCTCGCCCAGACCGCGGACATCGCCGACGAGTACTACGTGTCGTACCTGCTCGACCGCGCCAACCGCACCTTCCTCGCCATGGCGTCCGTCGAGGGCGGCATGGACATCGAGGAGGTCGCGGCCACCAAGCCGGAGGCGCTGGCCAAGGTCCCCGTGGACGCGAACGAGGGCGTGACCGAGGCCAAGGCCCGCGAGATCGTCGAGGCCGCCCGCTTCCCCGCCGAGATCGCCGACCAGGTCGTCCAGGTCCTGCAGACGCTGTGGACGGTCTTCATCAGGGAGGACGCCCTCCTGGTCGAGGTCAACCCGCTGGTCAAGACCGCCGACGGCACCGTCCTGGCGCTCGACGGCAAGGTGTCGCTGGACGCGAACGCCGAGTTCCGCCAGCCCGACCACGTCGCGTTCGAGGACAAGGCCGCCGCCAACCCGCTGGAGGCCGCCGCCAAGGCCAAGAGCCTCAACTACGTGAAGCTCGACGGCCAGGTCGGCATCATCGGCAACGGCGCGGGTCTGGTCATGTCCACCCTCGACGTCGTCGCGTACGCGGGCGAGAAGCACAAGGGCGTCAAGCCCGCCAACTTCCTCGACATCGGCGGCGGCGCCTCCGCCGACGTCATGGCCAACGGCCTGGAGATCATCCTCGGCGACCCGGACGTCCGCGCCGTCTTCGTCAACGTCTTCGGCGGCATCACCGCGTGCGACGCGGTCGCCAACGGCATCGTGCAGGCCCTGGAGCTGCTCAGGACCAAGGGCGAGGACGTCACGAAGCCGCTGGTCGTACGGCTCGACGGCAACAACGCCGAGCTGGGCCGCAAGATCCTCAGCGACGCGAACCACCCGCTCGTCGAGCAGGTGGACACGATGGACGGCGCCGCCGACCGCGCCGCCGAGCTGGCCGCCAAGTAA
- a CDS encoding VWA domain-containing protein — MVLGGEGGGDGTGAALGGDDAGMDRVLSALYGGPGPDQSGRGSRRQAGLGGSAPQVARWLGDVRTYFPTPVVQVMQRDAIDRLGIASLLLEPEVLAAVEPDVHLVGTLLSLAKAMPDEARETARTVVRQVTDDLERKLAARTRATLTGALDRAARVQRPRHRDIDWDRTIRANLKHYVPEHRTVVPERLVGYARAARSVRKEVVLAIDQSGSMAASVVYASVFGAVLASMRSLATRLVAFDTAVVDLTDQLSDPVDVLFGTQLGGGTDINRALAYCQQRITRPADTVVVLISDLYEGGIRREMLKRVAAMQASGVRFVALLALSDEGAPAYDRDHAAALAALGAPAFACTPELFPEVMAAALEGRPLPVPAAT; from the coding sequence CTGGTCCTCGGGGGCGAAGGGGGCGGGGACGGGACCGGGGCCGCGCTGGGCGGGGACGACGCGGGCATGGACCGCGTGCTGTCCGCTCTCTACGGCGGGCCCGGGCCCGACCAGTCCGGGCGCGGCAGCCGGCGGCAGGCCGGGCTCGGGGGGTCCGCGCCGCAGGTGGCCCGGTGGCTCGGTGACGTGCGGACGTACTTCCCGACCCCCGTCGTCCAGGTCATGCAGCGCGACGCCATCGACCGGCTCGGCATCGCCTCGCTCCTCCTGGAGCCCGAGGTGCTCGCCGCGGTCGAGCCCGACGTGCACCTCGTCGGCACGCTGCTCTCCCTCGCCAAGGCCATGCCCGACGAGGCCCGCGAGACCGCCCGCACCGTCGTCCGCCAGGTCACCGACGACCTGGAGCGCAAGCTCGCCGCCCGCACCCGCGCCACCCTCACCGGCGCCCTCGACCGCGCCGCCCGCGTGCAGCGGCCCCGGCACCGCGACATCGACTGGGACCGCACCATCCGCGCCAACCTCAAGCACTACGTCCCCGAGCACCGCACCGTCGTCCCCGAGCGCCTCGTCGGTTACGCGCGCGCCGCCCGCTCCGTCCGCAAGGAGGTCGTCCTCGCCATCGACCAGTCCGGCTCCATGGCCGCCTCCGTCGTCTACGCCTCCGTCTTCGGCGCCGTCCTCGCCTCCATGCGCTCCCTCGCCACCCGCCTCGTCGCCTTCGACACCGCCGTCGTGGACCTCACCGACCAGCTCAGCGACCCCGTCGACGTGCTCTTCGGCACCCAGCTCGGCGGCGGTACGGACATCAACAGGGCGCTCGCGTACTGCCAGCAGCGCATCACCCGCCCCGCGGACACCGTGGTCGTGCTCATCAGCGACCTGTACGAGGGCGGCATACGCCGGGAGATGCTGAAGCGGGTCGCCGCGATGCAGGCGTCCGGCGTCCGGTTCGTCGCGCTGCTCGCGCTCTCCGACGAGGGCGCGCCCGCGTACGACCGCGATCACGCCGCCGCGCTCGCCGCCCTCGGCGCGCCCGCGTTCGCCTGCACACCGGAGCTGTTCCCGGAGGTGATGGCGGCGGCACTGGAGGGCCGCCCGCTGCCGGTTCCCGCGGCCACGTGA